A portion of the Panulirus ornatus isolate Po-2019 chromosome 43, ASM3632096v1, whole genome shotgun sequence genome contains these proteins:
- the LOC139762248 gene encoding mitogen-activated protein kinase kinase kinase 12-like: MRDDQQSDINVKDNTEVDTQAQKLTEIQCVDEPEEEHNQVIDPVFLIEEGIDKIKFIKKLHEGGNGIIDKVLFNGDESASKTLHPGCDLFNLLNEAAILCHLKGAGGAPFLYGLSQVPARIIMSFAGSPYEKYLQTRSEKEIVDSLISIVDQLQEIHEAGVIHNDIRIDNITVTYDDGVSFHFVDFSLSTMEGQVLKLVGEGENPWMSPESMNREPLSPASDVFSLGCLFNDIQSYVHKE; this comes from the coding sequence ATGCGGGATGATCAGCAATCTGATATCAATGTTAAGGATAATACTGAAGTTGATACCCAGGCTCAGAAGCTGACAGAAATACAGTGTGTTGATGAACCAGAGGAGGAACACAATCAAGTGATTGACCCAGTTTTCTTGATCGAGGAGGGAATTGATAAAATTAAGTTTATCAAGAAGTTGCACGAGGGAGGCAATGGGATAATAGACAAAGTATTATTCAATGGAGATGAGAGTGCAAGTAAAACCCTTCATCCTGGATGCGACTTGTTCAATTTACTGAATGAGGCCGCAATCCTATGTCACCTAAAGGGAGCCGGAGGGGCTCCTTTCTTGTACGGCCTGTCCCAAGTACCTGCCAGGATTATCATGTCCTTCGCCGGCAGTCCTTATGAGAAGTATCTACAGACCCGATCAGAAAAAGAAATTGTcgactctctcatctccattgtaGACCAATTGCAAGAAATCCACGAAGCAGGCGTGATACACAACGATATTAGAATTGacaacatcactgtgacctacgACGATGGCGTGTCCTTCCATTTCGTTGACTTcagcttgagcacgatggaaggaCAAGTTCTAAAactggtgggtgaaggagagaACCCTTGGATGTCCCCAGAATCCATGAACCGTGAACCCCTCTCGCCTGCTAGTGACGTGTTCTCCCTCGGCTGTTTATTCAATGACATCCAAAGTTACGTTCATAAAGAGTAG